The uncultured Fibrobacter sp. genome has a window encoding:
- a CDS encoding extracellular solute-binding protein, with product MFKRICSIALFVSLALGGVSAHAVPELRAMPTPPDTLVLWVMDQDINAGSALQKLMKKYTRHSGTPVKIRFVDWGAAFAELNKTLVNEAGPGTDFPDVLQLGSTWVPYFAKAGMISPVTELLDAVDTSRFFPEAMKSGHIGRDSLVYSIPWFLDVRGFFANERIWLELGLHDTEIETYPKFYGVLRAISEAKVTNRQEVEVVPFEFGVKDDWTGYQQMSPFLWNFGGDFVAEVDSGYRSALADSLTLVGLCHYLKLLRDHDVSPYNLKENSAQSADRFVRAEQLMIFGTSELIRKIEFDTELGGLMDSPLAKDGLITLTGPKGPYGNFSFVGGSHLTLPKNSNPIKQVKARDLFLFMLRADNIDFYSRQCGFIPPDKSLIRIWMQDSRYNHLIDGLENHGRSSQNIPEWSEIEMMVNSMVSAIAVTLLKHDSSVNDEIARLVFDTHQKINRVLGYNDGEKASVVRQRVLTALQTPVEETKYEKGFGSVSKQSKFSLRLIVVISLGAVAVVLLLVFSIRRFRKR from the coding sequence ATGTTCAAGCGTATTTGTAGCATAGCCTTGTTTGTGAGCCTCGCCTTGGGCGGGGTGTCCGCACATGCTGTGCCGGAACTGAGGGCCATGCCGACACCCCCCGATACGCTTGTGCTATGGGTGATGGACCAGGATATTAACGCCGGGTCTGCGCTCCAGAAACTCATGAAAAAGTACACGCGGCATAGTGGAACTCCGGTCAAGATCCGATTCGTGGACTGGGGTGCCGCCTTCGCCGAACTCAACAAGACTTTGGTAAACGAAGCCGGCCCGGGTACCGATTTCCCGGATGTATTGCAGTTGGGTTCGACCTGGGTACCTTACTTTGCCAAGGCGGGCATGATAAGCCCTGTCACTGAATTGTTAGACGCTGTTGATACAAGTCGCTTTTTCCCGGAGGCCATGAAGTCTGGCCATATCGGTCGCGACTCGCTGGTTTACTCGATTCCTTGGTTCCTCGATGTTCGTGGATTCTTTGCGAACGAACGCATTTGGTTGGAACTGGGATTGCATGATACCGAAATTGAAACGTACCCGAAGTTCTATGGTGTACTTCGTGCCATTTCAGAAGCCAAGGTGACCAATCGACAAGAAGTCGAGGTGGTTCCGTTTGAATTCGGCGTGAAGGACGACTGGACTGGCTACCAGCAGATGTCTCCGTTCCTCTGGAATTTCGGTGGCGACTTTGTGGCCGAGGTCGACAGCGGTTACCGCAGTGCCTTGGCCGATTCCCTGACGCTGGTGGGGCTTTGCCACTATTTGAAGTTGTTGCGTGACCACGATGTTTCGCCGTACAACCTCAAGGAAAATTCGGCCCAGAGCGCAGACCGCTTTGTGCGTGCCGAACAGTTGATGATTTTTGGTACCTCCGAACTGATTCGTAAAATTGAATTCGATACGGAACTGGGCGGCCTGATGGATAGCCCGCTTGCTAAAGACGGCCTGATTACGTTGACTGGTCCCAAGGGCCCGTATGGAAACTTCTCGTTTGTGGGCGGAAGCCACTTGACGCTCCCGAAGAACAGCAATCCCATCAAACAGGTAAAGGCTCGTGACTTGTTCTTGTTCATGCTCCGTGCCGACAATATCGATTTCTATTCTAGACAGTGTGGCTTTATTCCGCCCGACAAGAGCTTGATTCGAATCTGGATGCAGGATAGCCGCTACAATCATTTGATTGATGGCCTTGAAAATCATGGCCGTAGCAGCCAGAACATTCCGGAATGGAGTGAAATCGAAATGATGGTGAACAGCATGGTGTCTGCCATTGCCGTGACCCTGCTCAAGCACGATTCTTCCGTGAACGACGAAATTGCACGCCTCGTGTTCGATACGCACCAGAAGATTAATCGCGTCTTGGGATACAACGATGGCGAAAAGGCTTCTGTGGTAAGACAACGCGTTCTTACGGCTCTGCAAACTCCGGTCGAAGAAACCAAGTACGAAAAGGGTTTTGGCTCGGTGAGCAAACAGTCTAAATTTAGCTTGCGACTTATTGTGGTGATATCTTTGGGAGCTGTTGCGGTCGTGCTGTTATTGGTGTTCTCTATCCGTCGTTTCCGCAAGCGCTAA
- a CDS encoding alpha/beta hydrolase, translating to MNKIIAATCLAVAVSAFAQGFGGQQGQGKMEYSEKFADLNYANDGKTFHTLDIYLPKETKDAYPVVIHTYGSAWSMNNSKGSADLNTICAALLKAGYAVVTPNHRSASDAKYPAQLHDLKAVVRFIRGNAAKYKIDTSFIAMSGFSSGGHLSSLVATTCGLKEGKSGSVTVDLVGSLGEFTKFSSCIDAASLWSPPTDIYTMNPINNFMGSGTYEGAFIGAEREGNKDKWMVASSPYYASEDDPPIIMFHGTKDQVVNPEQSKELYDSLKKHNVVTELVSVTDGTHGGNEMYVDSTLNKMISFFGAARDAKSQVVDPIDTTTADTSVTDTSVTDTLDNDSMQTRLPSNWKQLAHVGLVGNKLVAFGNGGEYHCAIVSMNGSVAWRGDFRGSLDLSWLPSGTYAIVVTFPSGIQKSLKFAKK from the coding sequence ATGAATAAAATTATAGCGGCGACCTGCCTCGCGGTAGCGGTTTCTGCGTTTGCACAAGGTTTTGGCGGCCAACAAGGCCAAGGCAAAATGGAGTATTCCGAAAAATTCGCCGATTTGAATTACGCGAACGACGGAAAGACCTTCCATACACTGGACATCTACTTGCCCAAAGAAACGAAGGATGCTTATCCGGTGGTGATTCACACTTACGGTAGCGCCTGGAGCATGAACAATTCCAAAGGCTCCGCCGATTTAAATACCATTTGCGCGGCACTCCTGAAAGCAGGCTATGCCGTGGTGACGCCGAACCACCGTTCTGCAAGCGATGCCAAGTACCCGGCGCAGTTGCATGACCTTAAGGCCGTGGTGCGTTTTATTCGCGGTAATGCGGCGAAATACAAAATCGATACATCGTTTATCGCTATGTCCGGATTTTCGTCGGGCGGACATCTCTCCAGTTTGGTCGCTACAACCTGTGGCTTGAAAGAAGGCAAGTCCGGTTCTGTAACGGTGGACTTGGTGGGCTCCCTAGGGGAGTTCACCAAGTTCAGTAGCTGTATCGATGCGGCGTCGCTTTGGTCTCCTCCGACCGATATTTACACTATGAATCCTATCAATAATTTCATGGGAAGCGGAACCTACGAAGGCGCTTTCATTGGTGCTGAACGCGAAGGAAACAAGGATAAATGGATGGTTGCCAGTTCGCCGTATTATGCAAGCGAAGACGATCCTCCGATTATCATGTTCCACGGCACGAAGGATCAGGTCGTGAATCCGGAACAGAGCAAGGAACTGTATGATTCGCTCAAAAAGCATAATGTCGTGACGGAACTGGTTTCGGTAACGGACGGAACCCATGGCGGCAACGAAATGTATGTCGACTCGACCTTGAACAAAATGATCAGTTTCTTCGGAGCTGCCCGCGATGCAAAATCGCAGGTAGTCGATCCCATAGATACGACGACGGCGGATACCTCCGTGACGGATACTTCGGTTACCGATACTTTGGATAACGACTCCATGCAGACTCGTCTGCCTTCGAACTGGAAACAGCTGGCTCATGTCGGCTTGGTCGGTAACAAGCTGGTGGCCTTCGGGAATGGGGGCGAATACCATTGCGCTATCGTTTCCATGAACGGCTCCGTTGCCTGGCGGGGCGATTTCCGGGGCTCCCTGGACCTGTCCTGGCTGCCTTCTGGGACGTATGCCATTGTTGTAACATTCCCGTCTGGAATACAAAAAAGCCTGAAATTCGCGAAAAAATAA
- the dacB gene encoding D-alanyl-D-alanine carboxypeptidase/D-alanyl-D-alanine-endopeptidase, with the protein MRNIFALIGLFATVALANFQLDSFQVYVDSVVPGSRYGLSIRSVKTGNEIGNIRGVEKFTPASTLKTLTTAAAVHFLPLDYAPKTEVSLNGSVRKKTFVGSINIRGAGDPNFSGRYYADPFHMLYAMADSIHALGIDSVSGKINLDSSYYKGPWRAEHWRKNFYDAWYGAEIAPLGFNDNCTMIRFKPGTKVGELARAEVVPDVGYVVLKNEMVTVPGKKRKWTWALDSAKPEITIGGAIGIGVDSSQLVLPVRNPIAYFKAAFIHALKERGITFKEQPNVQEGIQIASYTYSAAPFLSILDEINQRSQNLHAETIFRNLGAQKTGVGSVESGRAMEMKFLAEMGIDSTDFEVWDGCGLSPKNKVKPSTETKLLAKMARHPKGSYYINSFAGPGIGTGGKRMLDLPYPWLTRFKTGFIGEVHGLVGYIYTLDGDTLAVAMYLNETGRNPDAQLKDVLDTLWSRLVYRANDNYASFMKMKQMWLGAQNVAGLTARLEYFSRMMKGTPYKLGPMGESYLDSIENKPLVYMDSVDCVTYLEHALAMALSPNENEIFNTLQKIRYKGGKIGFTTRKHYLIADWVGEGKFARPMQIPGDTVVKRTMPRQDFFKAKKIKYDTPDAPMDLRYLPYNRAMELASKSYEGPLMVTGVAFVAGANNLDATHTGFVIFRNGELPKLRHAAFKKHVIELTLKDYLASRKGKLPGITLFEFLKQ; encoded by the coding sequence ATGCGAAATATTTTTGCTTTAATTGGATTATTTGCAACTGTCGCTCTTGCCAATTTTCAATTGGATTCATTCCAGGTCTACGTAGATTCTGTGGTGCCTGGCTCCCGCTACGGACTTTCGATTCGCTCGGTAAAAACCGGCAACGAAATCGGTAACATTCGCGGGGTCGAAAAGTTTACGCCTGCAAGCACGCTCAAGACTTTGACGACTGCTGCTGCGGTGCATTTCTTGCCGCTCGATTATGCGCCCAAGACCGAAGTCTCTTTGAACGGTAGCGTACGCAAAAAGACTTTTGTCGGATCTATCAATATTCGCGGTGCGGGCGATCCGAATTTTTCGGGCCGCTATTACGCAGACCCGTTCCACATGCTGTATGCAATGGCCGATTCCATTCATGCCTTGGGCATAGATTCCGTTTCGGGCAAGATTAACCTGGATTCCAGCTATTACAAGGGCCCGTGGCGTGCCGAACACTGGCGCAAGAATTTTTATGATGCTTGGTACGGTGCCGAAATTGCTCCGCTCGGGTTTAACGACAACTGCACCATGATTCGCTTTAAGCCGGGTACAAAAGTGGGCGAGCTGGCCCGTGCCGAAGTGGTGCCCGATGTTGGCTATGTTGTTTTGAAAAATGAAATGGTGACTGTTCCGGGCAAAAAGCGCAAATGGACTTGGGCGCTCGATTCTGCAAAGCCCGAAATCACGATTGGTGGCGCCATCGGCATTGGCGTGGATTCTAGCCAGCTGGTGCTTCCGGTGCGTAACCCGATTGCTTACTTTAAGGCGGCCTTCATTCACGCTCTCAAGGAACGCGGAATTACTTTTAAGGAACAGCCCAATGTGCAAGAGGGAATCCAGATTGCCTCTTATACTTATTCGGCGGCCCCCTTCTTAAGCATTCTCGACGAAATCAATCAGCGCAGCCAAAACTTGCACGCCGAAACGATTTTCCGCAATTTGGGCGCCCAAAAGACGGGTGTGGGTAGTGTCGAAAGTGGCCGCGCCATGGAAATGAAATTCCTCGCCGAAATGGGAATTGATTCTACGGATTTTGAAGTCTGGGATGGTTGCGGACTTTCGCCCAAGAACAAGGTGAAACCTTCTACCGAAACCAAGTTGCTTGCCAAGATGGCCCGTCACCCCAAGGGCAGTTACTACATCAACAGCTTTGCGGGCCCGGGAATCGGAACGGGCGGCAAGCGCATGTTGGATTTGCCGTACCCCTGGCTCACTCGATTCAAGACGGGCTTTATCGGCGAAGTCCACGGCCTAGTAGGCTACATTTATACGCTTGATGGCGATACCCTTGCGGTGGCCATGTACTTGAATGAAACGGGTCGGAATCCGGATGCTCAACTCAAAGATGTGCTGGATACTTTGTGGAGCCGCCTCGTGTATCGCGCAAATGACAATTACGCCTCGTTCATGAAGATGAAACAGATGTGGCTCGGTGCGCAGAATGTGGCCGGCCTTACCGCAAGACTCGAATATTTCTCTCGCATGATGAAGGGAACTCCTTACAAGCTTGGCCCCATGGGCGAAAGCTATCTGGATTCTATCGAGAACAAGCCGCTGGTGTACATGGATTCAGTCGACTGCGTAACGTATCTGGAACATGCGCTCGCAATGGCCTTGTCGCCGAACGAAAACGAAATTTTCAATACGCTCCAAAAGATTCGCTACAAGGGCGGAAAGATTGGATTTACGACCCGCAAGCATTACTTGATTGCTGACTGGGTAGGCGAGGGCAAGTTTGCGCGCCCCATGCAGATTCCGGGTGATACGGTTGTCAAGCGTACCATGCCCCGACAGGATTTCTTCAAGGCGAAAAAGATCAAGTACGACACTCCCGATGCTCCGATGGATTTGCGCTACCTGCCTTACAATCGGGCAATGGAATTGGCGTCTAAGTCGTACGAAGGCCCGCTTATGGTAACAGGTGTTGCCTTTGTTGCCGGCGCGAATAATTTGGATGCAACGCATACGGGCTTTGTCATTTTCCGTAACGGCGAACTTCCGAAGTTGCGTCACGCTGCCTTCAAAAAGCACGTGATTGAATTGACTTTGAAAGATTACTTGGCGAGCCGCAAAGGCAAGCTCCCGGGAATCACTCTGTTCGAATTCCTGAAACAATAA
- the aroA gene encoding 3-phosphoshikimate 1-carboxyvinyltransferase, protein MDTPFIRPSHIQIPALKSYNGELRVPGSKSITNRVLLISALAEGTTRLHNLLKSDDTRYMGEALKALGVKADMNDDFTEAVIEGSAGPIDAPSVLMENDNYVAGLYLGNAGTAMRSLCAALALGRGVFHLSGEERMKERPIRDLVDALRSLGADIDYMETEGFPPVCINARGLKGGSVSVRGNISSQYLTALLICAPYAESPLHIHVEGDLISAPYILLTLDVMKQFGIEVKHADLKEFYVPKGVYKTPGDYMVEGDASSASYPLAAAAIAGGKVRVLGVGSDCRQGDIAFVDVLKKMGANITMGPDWTECTGVGGKLKSLGEFNAVEIPDAAMTVAVLALFADAPMTITGIASWRVKETDRIAAMAAELRKVGAEVRETTDSITITPPEHLQPATIETYNDHRMAMCFSLVALGGVPIKIMDPACINKTYPRYFDDFLRIAQ, encoded by the coding sequence ATGGATACACCCTTTATTCGTCCCAGTCATATTCAGATTCCTGCTTTGAAGTCTTATAACGGCGAACTTCGCGTGCCGGGTTCCAAAAGTATTACCAATCGTGTGCTTTTGATTTCTGCCTTGGCCGAAGGAACCACTCGTTTGCACAACTTGTTGAAAAGCGACGATACCCGCTATATGGGCGAGGCTTTAAAGGCGCTTGGCGTCAAGGCCGACATGAACGACGACTTTACCGAAGCTGTTATCGAAGGCTCTGCTGGCCCGATCGATGCTCCGTCGGTCCTGATGGAAAACGACAACTACGTGGCAGGTCTTTATCTGGGTAATGCGGGCACGGCCATGCGCTCCCTGTGTGCGGCCTTGGCTCTTGGTCGCGGCGTGTTTCACCTGAGCGGTGAAGAACGCATGAAGGAACGCCCGATTCGCGACTTGGTCGATGCTCTTAGATCGCTTGGCGCCGACATCGACTACATGGAAACTGAGGGTTTCCCGCCGGTATGCATTAACGCTCGCGGTTTGAAGGGCGGCTCGGTGTCTGTTCGCGGAAACATTTCGAGCCAGTACCTCACGGCGCTTTTGATTTGTGCCCCGTATGCAGAATCTCCGCTCCATATTCACGTGGAAGGCGATTTGATTTCTGCTCCGTACATTTTGCTGACGCTTGATGTCATGAAACAGTTCGGTATCGAAGTCAAGCATGCCGATCTCAAGGAATTTTATGTGCCCAAGGGCGTGTACAAGACTCCGGGCGACTACATGGTCGAAGGCGACGCCAGCTCGGCCAGCTATCCGCTAGCCGCCGCTGCCATTGCAGGCGGCAAGGTGCGCGTGCTCGGCGTAGGTAGCGATTGCCGCCAGGGCGATATCGCCTTTGTCGACGTGCTCAAGAAAATGGGTGCAAACATTACCATGGGTCCCGATTGGACCGAATGCACGGGCGTGGGCGGCAAGCTCAAGAGCCTGGGCGAATTCAACGCGGTCGAGATTCCCGATGCGGCAATGACGGTTGCGGTGCTCGCTTTGTTTGCCGACGCCCCCATGACCATTACGGGCATTGCCAGCTGGCGTGTCAAGGAAACCGACCGTATTGCGGCCATGGCGGCTGAACTCCGCAAGGTGGGCGCCGAGGTCCGCGAAACGACCGATTCCATTACGATTACGCCGCCGGAACACTTGCAGCCTGCAACCATCGAAACCTACAACGACCACCGCATGGCCATGTGCTTCAGCTTGGTCGCTTTGGGTGGCGTGCCGATCAAGATTATGGATCCGGCTTGCATTAATAAGACGTATCCGCGTTACTTTGATGATTTCTTGAGAATTGCCCAGTAG
- the dxr gene encoding 1-deoxy-D-xylulose-5-phosphate reductoisomerase: MKNVVLLGATGSIGTSSVDVIHQHSDIFNLYAVAANSSVAKVAEIVRKYKVERVCMFNEAAAKELEKELGMKVLAGMEGLCELAADPKADIIINSLMGAVGCLPTITAIEHGKHVALANKETMVMAGPVIWDKLAENPKSFITPIDSEHSAIFQCLEGGKREHEVEFLEITASGGPFREWPIEKFENITVADALNHPVWSMGKKITIDSASMMNKGLEVLEAHFLFHIPYDQIKVVVHPQSMVHSLVQFRDGSLMAQLGAPDMRIPIQVALTWPDRLKLDTKRIDLPTLAKLTFFEPDFNKFRCLALAFEAGRRGGIVPSMMNAANEVLVDAFLKGNLKFTDIPRHVETIMAGAPNVTGHLTLDQVLEADAEARRLTLDLIK; encoded by the coding sequence ATGAAAAACGTAGTTCTTCTCGGTGCGACCGGTTCTATCGGTACTTCTAGCGTCGATGTCATTCACCAGCATTCCGACATTTTCAATCTCTATGCCGTTGCCGCAAACAGCAGTGTGGCGAAGGTTGCCGAAATCGTGCGCAAGTACAAGGTGGAACGCGTGTGCATGTTCAACGAAGCTGCCGCCAAGGAACTCGAAAAGGAACTCGGCATGAAGGTGCTCGCCGGCATGGAAGGCCTGTGTGAACTCGCTGCCGACCCGAAGGCTGATATCATCATCAACTCTCTGATGGGTGCTGTGGGCTGCCTCCCGACCATTACCGCTATTGAACACGGCAAGCATGTGGCTCTCGCCAACAAGGAAACCATGGTCATGGCTGGCCCGGTGATTTGGGACAAGCTTGCCGAAAACCCGAAGTCCTTCATCACGCCGATCGATTCCGAACACAGCGCTATCTTCCAGTGCCTCGAAGGCGGTAAGCGCGAACATGAAGTGGAATTCCTCGAAATCACGGCGTCCGGTGGCCCGTTCCGCGAATGGCCGATTGAAAAGTTTGAAAACATCACCGTGGCCGATGCCCTGAATCACCCGGTGTGGAGCATGGGCAAGAAGATTACCATCGACTCTGCCTCCATGATGAACAAGGGCCTCGAAGTTCTCGAAGCTCACTTCTTGTTCCACATTCCGTACGACCAGATCAAGGTGGTGGTTCACCCGCAGTCCATGGTGCATTCGCTGGTGCAGTTCCGCGACGGTTCCCTCATGGCCCAGCTCGGCGCTCCTGACATGCGCATTCCGATTCAGGTGGCGCTCACGTGGCCCGACCGTCTCAAGCTCGATACCAAACGTATCGACCTGCCGACGCTCGCAAAACTGACCTTCTTCGAACCGGACTTCAACAAGTTCCGCTGCCTCGCCCTTGCGTTCGAGGCGGGCCGCCGTGGCGGTATCGTGCCTTCGATGATGAATGCCGCGAACGAAGTCCTCGTTGACGCCTTCCTTAAAGGTAACCTCAAGTTCACCGACATCCCGCGCCATGTGGAAACGATTATGGCCGGTGCCCCGAACGTGACCGGTCACCTGACGCTCGACCAGGTGCTCGAAGCCGACGCCGAAGCCCGTCGCCTGACGCTTGACCTGATTAAGTAA
- a CDS encoding MBL fold metallo-hydrolase produces MNRWIYMWVLLCAILWSALLCVFGGALLSGCSYDSGWGAEPEPLRVTFLDVGQGLAVLLEHDGHFALYDTGPDSAGLVDTLAGRGVKALDWVLVSHFHRDHGGGFMEMGAAIESGRLKVGRLLVGLDTAVGFVSDSVFKVARRYKIPVDTLERGDTVYFAEGLRLECLWPVSYGRFGENRASVVLMGSMVGPQAGRESAILLTGDLDTVGENRLMELSRDLSADLLQVGHHGSAGSSGLQFLAQVAPKYAAIGVGKNNRYGHPKDEVVNKLYIVTGDSSAVYRTDLHGSFSFEMWPGVGLVVP; encoded by the coding sequence ATGAACCGTTGGATTTACATGTGGGTGCTGCTTTGCGCCATACTTTGGAGTGCACTCCTTTGCGTTTTTGGGGGCGCTTTGCTGTCGGGTTGCTCTTACGACAGTGGCTGGGGCGCAGAGCCCGAGCCACTGAGGGTTACATTCTTGGATGTGGGGCAGGGACTTGCCGTGTTGCTGGAACACGACGGGCATTTTGCGCTGTACGACACCGGGCCCGACTCGGCGGGTCTGGTGGACACGCTTGCCGGTCGTGGTGTCAAGGCCCTTGACTGGGTGCTGGTGAGCCACTTTCACCGGGACCACGGCGGTGGGTTTATGGAAATGGGGGCTGCAATCGAGTCGGGGCGGCTCAAGGTAGGGCGCCTTTTGGTGGGGCTGGACACCGCGGTGGGCTTTGTGAGCGATAGCGTCTTTAAGGTGGCGCGGCGGTACAAGATTCCGGTCGATACGCTGGAACGCGGCGACACGGTGTACTTCGCCGAGGGCCTAAGGCTTGAATGCTTGTGGCCGGTCAGTTACGGGCGCTTTGGCGAAAATCGGGCGAGTGTGGTCCTCATGGGCTCTATGGTTGGTCCGCAGGCGGGGCGTGAAAGCGCAATCCTGCTAACAGGCGATTTAGATACCGTGGGCGAAAACCGCCTAATGGAACTCTCGCGCGACTTGTCGGCAGACTTGCTCCAAGTCGGGCACCATGGTTCTGCGGGCAGTAGCGGGCTTCAGTTTCTGGCGCAGGTGGCCCCCAAGTATGCGGCCATCGGGGTCGGTAAAAATAACCGCTACGGCCACCCCAAAGACGAGGTGGTAAACAAGCTCTACATTGTCACGGGCGATTCGTCGGCGGTGTACCGTACCGACTTGCACGGGAGTTTCAGCTTTGAAATGTGGCCTGGTGTCGGGCTTGTCGTTCCCTGA
- a CDS encoding acyl-[acyl-carrier-protein] thioesterase: MMSEITELKFTVRFSDCDEYGRLKLSRLFQFMEEAAIADAERGGFGLWRMIKAGYTSAITRMKVRINHTPVMGEELHVSTWIKEIYKDKVVLKDYAVVDSQGHALAEGTSSWILVNLKTGFAEPPSNSPYPFPIQLEKSAMPEMLSVLPMGEEPQLVYTERARNSDLDLNHHVNHCRYVEWILDCLSKEEIKERGIRSLQLNFVNQVPLGANVNIIRFKDTNHHAVFFGMNADMEKSPTTNRCHFQARVGFRE, translated from the coding sequence ATGATGAGCGAAATCACAGAACTCAAATTCACCGTACGTTTTTCGGACTGCGACGAATACGGCAGACTCAAGCTTTCGCGCCTTTTCCAGTTTATGGAAGAAGCCGCCATCGCTGACGCCGAGCGGGGTGGATTTGGCCTGTGGCGCATGATCAAGGCCGGCTACACCTCGGCCATCACGCGCATGAAGGTCCGCATCAATCACACGCCGGTCATGGGCGAAGAGCTTCACGTTTCTACCTGGATCAAGGAAATCTACAAAGACAAGGTCGTCTTGAAGGACTACGCCGTCGTCGATAGCCAGGGCCACGCTTTGGCCGAAGGCACGTCTTCTTGGATTTTGGTGAACTTGAAGACCGGCTTTGCAGAGCCGCCGTCAAACAGCCCGTACCCCTTCCCCATTCAGCTCGAAAAGAGCGCCATGCCCGAGATGCTCTCGGTTTTGCCCATGGGCGAAGAGCCTCAATTAGTTTATACGGAACGTGCCCGTAACAGCGACCTTGATTTGAACCACCATGTGAACCACTGCCGCTATGTGGAATGGATTCTCGATTGCCTGAGCAAAGAAGAAATCAAGGAACGCGGCATCCGCTCGCTGCAGCTGAACTTTGTGAACCAAGTGCCGCTCGGCGCAAACGTGAACATCATCCGCTTTAAGGATACAAACCATCACGCCGTATTCTTCGGCATGAACGCCGACATGGAAAAGAGCCCGACCACGAACCGCTGCCATTTCCAGGCCCGCGTGGGTTTCCGGGAATAA